In one Gopherus evgoodei ecotype Sinaloan lineage chromosome 1, rGopEvg1_v1.p, whole genome shotgun sequence genomic region, the following are encoded:
- the CDKN1B gene encoding cyclin-dependent kinase inhibitor 1B yields MSNVRISNGSPTLERMEARQSEYPKPSACRNLFGPVNHEELNRDLNKHCRDMEEACQKKWNFDFQNHKPLAGRFEWQAVEKGSSPDFYFRPPRPPKVACKSATHESWDVNGNCPTVIVVGSQGISEDTHSVEQKTDVSENQKDLADQCTGQRKRPTTDDSSPQPKRANTTEEEVSEESPSASSVEQTPKKSSPRRRQT; encoded by the exons atgtcAAACGTGCGTATTTCGAATGGGAGCCCGACCCTGGAGCGGATGGAAGCCCGGCAGTCGGAGTATCCCAAGCCGTCAGCTTGCAGGAACCTCTTTGGGCCCGTGAATCACGAAGAGTTAAACAGGGACTTAAATAAGCACTGCAGGGACATGGAAGAGGCATGTCAAAAGAAGTGGAATTTTGATTTCCAGAATCACAAGCCCCTGGCCGGCAGGTTCGAGTGGCAAGCCGTGGAGAAAGGGAGCTCGCCCGACTTCTACTTCAGACCCCCGAGGCCCCCCAAAGTCGCTTGCAAATCTGCCACCCACGAGAGTTGGGATGTAAATGGAAACTGCCCAACGGTGATTGTAGTCGGTTCTCAGGGAATCTCAGAGGACACTCACTCTGTAGAGCAAAAAACTGATGTATCTGAAAATCAAAAGGACTTAGCAGACCAGTGCACTGGGCAAAGAAAACGACCAACGACGGATG ATTCTTCTCCTCAACCTAAAAGAGCCAACACAACAGAAGAAGAGGTTTCAGAAGAATCCCCGAGTGCCAGTTCAGTGGAGCAAACACCTAAGAAATCCAGCCCAAGAAGACGTCAAACGTAA